A single window of Culicoides brevitarsis isolate CSIRO-B50_1 chromosome 3, AGI_CSIRO_Cbre_v1, whole genome shotgun sequence DNA harbors:
- the LOC134835812 gene encoding uncharacterized protein LOC134835812 — MLLNEFFIIITAQFVISNTMGYELMGDTIPVPCTYTSNHVVLSCNCNFAKQIMEMSPHNGSIHYLQISNCDTLILRPSIFAQILDLKWIRLFNIRNLELGEKSFHIKNEPIEIKFDNVYVKSVPSYAFIGQIEELHFNNCTIDEFREYAVSGIATRMSKISLKDTRVKIIKPQAFKKISVENVMIENTNFEADLPSKAFYNIEIIDTLTIQHTNFQSLYPGSVGISKVAIMRVWNNAFHVVEAEAFNVTVKTSFDMEHNNFTAIHKDALKNVVADNVITVWEKIHQPRFLFKNNSIENIAADWSISPSSNFNAKIVEIQIQQPKTCDFVFNAAENDFIKNISHEIFVRTVADPKNVLALSQFEAESCQNNSYVVYGIVGAVLIVIGLIVVVIFVVLYFHREKKKIIQARMVSPEPRTYRETQIVMQVETHNLMKTDF, encoded by the coding sequence ATGTTGCTGaacgaatttttcatcataattacGGCACAATTTGTCATTTCAAACACAATGGGATACGAGTTAATGGGCGATACAATTCCCGTTCCTTGCACTTACACGTCAAATCACGTTGTTTTGTCATGTAATTGTAATTTCGCGAAACAAATAATGGAAATGTCGCCGCATAATGGAAGTATTCATTACCTTCAGATCAGCAATTGTGATACTCTCATTCTACGTCCCTCGATTTTCGCACAAATTCTGGATTTAAAATGGATTCGTTTGTTCAATATACGAAATTTGGAGCTCGGCGAGAAGTCTTTTCACATCAAAAATGAACCAATTGAGATAAAATTCGATAATGTTTATGTGAAATCTGTTCCAAGCTATGCTTTTATCGGTCAAATCGAGGAGTTACATTTCAATAATTGCACAATTGATGAATTTCGGGAGTATGCAGTTTCAGGAATTGCAACTCGAATGagtaaaatttccttaaaagaCACTCGAGTGAAAATTATCAAGCCACAAGCCTTTAAAAAGATCTCAGTTGAAAATGTAATGAtcgaaaatacaaattttgaagctGATTTGCCATCAAAAGCTTTTTATAACATCGAAATAATCGACACCTTGACAATTCAACATacgaattttcaaagtttgtaTCCGGGGAGTGTTGGAATCAGCAAAGTTGCCATCATGAGAGTTTGGAATAACGCGTTTCACGTCGTTGAAGCTGAAGCATTCAATGTAACGGTCAAGACGAGCTTCGATATGGAACATAACAACTTTACAGCGATTCACAAGGATGCCCTGAAGAACGTCGTTGCTGATAATGTGATTACTGTTTGGGAGAAAATTCATCAACcgagatttttgtttaaaaataactccATTGAGAACATTGCAGCTGATTGGAGTATCTCTCCTTCGAGTAATTTCAATGCGAAAATTGTCGAAATCCAAATTCAACAACCGAAAACTTGTGATTTTGTCTTTAATGCTGCCGAAAATGATTTTATCAAGAACATTTCGCACGAAATCTTTGTTCGAACAGTTGCTGATCCGAAAAATGTTCTCGCTTTGAGTCAATTTGAAGCGGAAAGTTGTCAAAATAATTCGTATGTCGTTTATGGAATTGTTGGAGCTGTTCTTATTGTCATTGGATtgattgttgttgtaatttttgtcgttttgtaCTTCCATCGGGAGAAAAAGAAGATAATTCAAGCAAGGATGGTATCGCCTGAGCCGAGAACGTATCGTGAAACGCAAATTGTTATGCAAGTCGAGACACACAATCTTATGAAGACTGACTTTTGA